In Pajaroellobacter abortibovis, the following are encoded in one genomic region:
- the tatA gene encoding twin-arginine translocase TatA/TatE family subunit has protein sequence MGNMGAGELLVIALIALLLFGAGRIAEVGKGLGQGIRNFKQGLREGDREPSKRDDEDRRA, from the coding sequence ATGGGTAATATGGGAGCCGGTGAATTACTTGTAATTGCGCTTATAGCGCTGCTTTTGTTTGGGGCTGGGCGGATTGCAGAAGTTGGCAAAGGGCTTGGTCAGGGAATCCGTAATTTTAAACAGGGCCTTCGAGAGGGGGATCGAGAGCCTTCCAAGCGGGATGATGAGGATCGGCGCGCCTAG
- a CDS encoding pyridoxal phosphate-dependent aminotransferase, with the protein MSHHFASRIQEVKPSATLAINARANELRRQGIRIFPFGVGEPDFDPPLRALEAAKKAIEEGASKYTAVSGIPSLKRAICEFTARRRGWTFTPASVCVSVGAKHALFNVALALYEPGDQVLVPAPYWVSYPEQVRLMGAEPIIIPTSESNGWRVTPKDLEKHLTPKTKAFLLCTPSNPTGSTYSPRELLDLIAVLRSHDCWIIADEIYGELVYDDFSYVSLAKLAPELRERIVVIDGVSKAYAMTGWRIGWAIVPPPLAKALDLIQGQSTTNATAVAQYAALAALSSADQSELKTFRERFERRRNVMVEGLNSLPGVHCRKPEGTFYAFADCRGLYGIEWEGKQLETDAQLGLWMLECAHVAAVPGDSFGAPGYFRFSYATNEEEIQEGMEALRNAILKGKRC; encoded by the coding sequence ATGTCACATCATTTTGCTTCTCGAATCCAAGAAGTTAAGCCCAGTGCTACGTTGGCTATCAATGCGCGTGCCAATGAACTGCGCCGCCAAGGAATTCGAATTTTCCCCTTTGGTGTGGGTGAACCTGATTTCGACCCTCCTCTTCGCGCTTTAGAAGCTGCGAAGAAGGCGATCGAGGAAGGGGCTTCCAAATATACGGCGGTGTCTGGTATCCCCTCTCTCAAGCGAGCGATCTGTGAATTCACAGCACGCCGGCGCGGGTGGACCTTTACCCCTGCTTCGGTCTGTGTCAGTGTAGGGGCCAAGCATGCCCTGTTTAATGTCGCGCTCGCTCTCTATGAGCCGGGCGATCAGGTGCTTGTCCCAGCTCCTTATTGGGTTAGTTATCCGGAGCAAGTGCGTCTGATGGGGGCAGAACCCATCATCATTCCCACTTCGGAAAGCAATGGATGGCGAGTGACCCCCAAGGATCTGGAGAAGCATTTGACGCCTAAGACAAAAGCTTTTCTTCTCTGCACCCCTTCCAATCCGACGGGATCTACGTATTCTCCCAGAGAGCTGTTGGATTTAATCGCTGTTCTTCGATCCCATGATTGCTGGATCATTGCGGATGAAATTTACGGTGAGCTTGTCTACGACGATTTCTCCTATGTGTCTCTGGCTAAACTCGCTCCGGAATTGCGTGAGCGGATCGTCGTCATCGATGGTGTTTCGAAAGCCTATGCGATGACTGGGTGGCGTATCGGTTGGGCGATTGTCCCTCCCCCTCTTGCAAAAGCCTTGGATCTTATTCAAGGCCAGAGTACGACCAATGCGACTGCCGTTGCGCAGTATGCTGCGCTTGCTGCTCTTTCGTCAGCAGATCAGAGTGAATTAAAAACCTTCCGTGAGCGCTTTGAGCGACGGCGCAATGTGATGGTGGAGGGGTTGAACTCATTGCCTGGAGTGCATTGCCGGAAGCCGGAAGGTACATTTTATGCTTTTGCAGATTGTAGAGGGCTTTACGGAATTGAATGGGAAGGGAAGCAGCTGGAGACTGATGCGCAGCTCGGTCTGTGGATGCTTGAATGTGCTCACGTTGCTGCTGTCCCCGGGGATTCCTTTGGTGCACCTGGCTATTTCCGCTTTAGTTATGCAACGAATGAAGAGGAGATCCAGGAGGGGATGGAAGCGTTGCGCAACGCGATCCTCAAAGGGAAAAGGTGCTAA
- a CDS encoding aldehyde dehydrogenase family protein, translating into MDAWSGEDLAQVVLAGDREAGQAVVTAVAASACVRQMITYKRSDLLLRIASLRRERREEFAVVIARETGKPIRLACIEVGCTISGWEKGAEEVSRERG; encoded by the coding sequence GTGGATGCGTGGAGTGGAGAAGATCTGGCTCAGGTTGTGCTAGCAGGGGATCGCGAGGCCGGACAAGCTGTTGTGACTGCCGTCGCAGCGAGTGCGTGCGTTCGTCAGATGATAACTTACAAACGAAGCGATCTGCTCCTGCGCATTGCTTCCTTGCGCCGAGAGCGGAGGGAAGAGTTCGCTGTTGTTATCGCTCGTGAGACGGGTAAACCGATCCGCCTCGCGTGCATCGAAGTGGGGTGTACCATCTCTGGATGGGAAAAAGGGGCAGAGGAAGTATCCCGTGAGCGAGGGTAG